In one window of Microtus pennsylvanicus isolate mMicPen1 chromosome 2, mMicPen1.hap1, whole genome shotgun sequence DNA:
- the Zswim1 gene encoding zinc finger SWIM domain-containing protein 1, with the protein MALTMMNGHLIEDSSPPTLLHQVSKTPQLDAFSYQSSFMQDLFAHFPEVLFIHRTYNPRGKVLYTFLVDGPRVQLEGPLARVVYFAIPTNEDAKGLAQMFQVFKKFNPAWERVCTILVDPHFLLLPTLTMEFPTAEVLLSAFHICKFLQGKFYQLSLEQPVQSVLLSSLQSTMCSATAGNLRKLYTLLSDCIPSTRLPELHSHWLLNDRIWLAHRWRSRAQSNRYFQSLEVTAHILSQFFGTTPSEKQGMASVFRYMQQNPSDNTSLSLTVTPKDNPAPASTSPESASSEQLVEARIQHSLNAICTGPAAQLCLGELAVVQKSMHLIGSGSEKVNIQILEDTHNVQLQSPASCSCYFNQAFHLPCRHILAMLSARHQVLQPDMLQAPWTSGCATSLDSILGSKWSAALDKHLAVTLLTEEVGRLLQHCSQEEFECRYSTLRELADSWIGPYEQVQL; encoded by the coding sequence atGGCCCTGACAATGATGAACGGACATCTTATTGAGGACTCGAGCCCACCCACACTGCTGCACCAGGTTAGCAAGACTCCTCAGCTAGATGCCTTCAGCTACCAAAGCTCCTTCATGCAAGACCTCTTTGCTCATTTCCCCGAGGTCTTATTTATACACCGGACCTATAACCCAAGAGGCAAGGTGTTATACACCTTCCTGGTAGATGGACCCCGGGTACAGCTTGAGGGTCCTCTTGCCCGAGTGGTGTACTTTGCTATCCCTACCAATGAAGATGCCAAAGGCCTGGCCCAGATGTTCCAGGTGTTCAAAAAGTTTAACCCAGCCTGGGAACGAGTCTGCACCATCCTGGTGGATCCCCACTTCCTCCTGCTGCCCACCCTGACCATGGAGTTCCCCACCGCTGAGGTCTTGCTCTCAGCCTTCCACATCTGTAAGTTTCTCCAGGGTAAATTCTATCAGCTCTCCCTCGAGCAGCCGGTACAGAGTGtgcttctctcctccctgcaGAGCACCATGTGCTCGGCCACAGCTGGCAACCTGAGGAAGCTGTACACCCTCCTGAGCGACTGCATCCCCTCCACCAGGCTACCTGAGCTCCACTCACACTGGCTGCTCAATGACCGCATCTGGCTGGCCCACCGCTGGAGAAGCCGAGCCCAGAGCAACCGATACTTCCAGAGCCTGGAGGTCACAGCCCACATCCTCAGTCAGTTTTTTGGTACTACCCCATCTGAGAAACAAGGCATGGCCTCTGTGTTCCGATACATGCAGCAGAACCCTTCAGACAACACAAGCCTCAGCCTGACTGTGACTCCCAAGGACAATCCCGCGCCTGCAAGCACGAGCCCTGAAAGCGCCAGCTCAGAGCAGTTGGTGGAAGCCCGTATCCAGCACTCCCTCAACGCCATCTGCACAGGGCCAGCCGCCCAGCTCTGCCTAGGTGAGCTCGCTGTGGTCCAGAAATCCATGCACCTCATTGGCTCCGGCTCGGAAAAAGTGAACATACAGATTCTGGAGGATACGCACAACGTGCAGCTCCAGTCCCCTGCCAGCTGCAGCTGCTACTTTAACCAAGCCTTCCACCTGCCCTGCCGCCACATCCTAGCCATGCTCAGCGCCCGCCACCAGGTGCTCCAGCCTGACATGCTGCAGGCTCCGTGGACCTCAGGCTGTGCCACCAGTCTAGACAGCATCCTGGGAAGCAAGTGGAGCGCCGCCCTGGATAAACACCTGGCCGTGACTCTCCTCACGGAGGAGGTAGGCCGGCTCTTGCAGCACTGTAGCCAGGAGGAATTCGAGTGTCGCTACAGCACCCTTCGAGAACTCGCCGACAGCTGGATCGGCCCTTACGAGCAGGTACAGCTCTGA
- the Spata25 gene encoding LOW QUALITY PROTEIN: spermatogenesis-associated protein 25 (The sequence of the model RefSeq protein was modified relative to this genomic sequence to represent the inferred CDS: inserted 1 base in 1 codon): MSYFMSPQTHLGLLSSGQGGAAASGPSLGLYSSAEPVVVASGGLGPLSQKAEQVVPAAQVWGPTLAVPEARGCSGGASWETPRKEHNRYYPKLPPMRQLETLSWADPCSRSRAPHLGGPSRPRPLLLCGLSPGVLTMSSEAGGKEAGSQPDICILTLAMMIAGIPTVPVPGLREEDLIRAAQAFMMAHPEPEGAVEGVQWKXAHAHMASGQMPLVRSRRDSCLSPDEIA, translated from the exons ATGTCCTACTTCATGTCTCCACAAACTCATCTGGGGCTTCTGTCTTCTGGCCAAG GTGGGGCTGCTGCTTCGGGTCCGTCCCTTGGTCTCTATAGTTCTGCAGAGCCAGTGGTGGTGGCGTCTGGTGGATTAGGTCCACTCAGCCAGAAAGCTGAGCAGGTGGTACCTGCTGCCCAGGTCTGGGGCCCTACCTTGGCAGTGCCTGAAGCCAGGGGCTGCTCTGGGGGTGCTAGCTGGGAGACACCGCGGAAGGAACACAACCGATACTACCCCAAATTGCCCCCCATGAGGCAGCTGGAGACCTTGAGCTGGGCAGACCCCTGCTCCCGAAGCAGAGCTCCCCACCTGGGTGGCCCTAGCAGGCCTCGGCCCCTGCTGCTGTGTGGGCTGTCACCAGGGGTTCTGACGATGTCCTCCGAGGCAGGTGGGAAGGAGGCTGGCTCCCAACCTGACATCTGCATCCTTACCCTAGCCATGATGATCGCGGGCATCCCCACCGTGCCTGTTCCAGGCCTGCGGGAAGAGGACCTGATCCGGGCAGCTCAAGCTTTCATGATGGCCCATCCAGAGCCAGAGGGAGctgtggagggggtgcagtgGA AGGCACATGCCCACATGGCCTCTGGACAGATGCCTCTAGTGAGATCCAGGAGGGACTCCTGCTTGTCGCCAGATGAAATAGCATGA
- the Neurl2 gene encoding neuralized-like protein 2 → MAAASGPVGLGDPRGPAPSEPPPTRFHQVHGANIRVDPSGTRATRVESFAHGVCFSREPLAPGQVFLVEIEEKELGWCGHLRLGLTALDPASLAAVPEFSLPDLVSLGHSWVFAITRHHNRVPREGQAYAESAAPSRSQALLVEPYLRIEQFRIPRDRLVGRSRPGLYSHLLDQLYEQNVLPPTARRSRLGVLFCPREDGTADMHIVINGEDMGPSARGLPAAQPLYAVVDVFASTKSVRLVQLEYGLPSLQTLCRLVIQKSVVHRLAIDGLHLPKGLKDFCKYE, encoded by the exons ATGGCTGCTGCCTCCGGACCCGTAGGGTTGGGTGACCCACGGGGTCCTGCGCCCTCGGAGCCCCCTCCCACCCGCTTCCATCAAGTTCACGGAGCTAACATCCGCGTGGACCCGTCGGGAACGCGAGCCACACGCGTGGAGAGCTTTGCCCACGGTGTGTGCTTCAGTCGCGAGCCCCTAGCCCCGGGCCAGGTATTCCTAGTGGAGATAGAGGAAAAAGAACTGGGCTGGTGCGGGCATCTGCGTCTTGGCCTGACCGCTCTGGACCCGGCCAGCCTGGCCGCTGTACCCGAATTTTCACTGCCTGACCTGGTCAGCCTTGGTCACAGCTGGGTCTTCGCTATCACACGCCACCACAACCGCGTGCCCAGGGAGGGTCAAGCATATGCAGAGTCAGCGGCCCCCAGCCGCTCCCAAGCCCTCTTGGTTGAACCTTATCTGCGCATTGAGCAGTTCCGAATACCCCGGGACCGCCTGGTGGGACGCAGCCGGCCAGGGCTCTATAGCCACCTCCTGGATCAGCTCTATGAACAGAACGTGCTGCCCCCTACAGCGCGCCGTAGCCGCCTGGGTGTTCTCTTCTGCCCGCGTGAGGATGGGACCGCCGACATGCACATCGTCATCAACGGGGAAGACATGGGTCCCAGTGCTCGGGGGCTGCCAGCTGCCCAGCCCCTCTACGCTGTGGTAGATGTGTTTGCCTCCACCAAGAGTGTGCGCCTGGTCCAACTGGAGTATGGCT TGCCGTCCCTGCAAACTCTGTGCCGTCTGGTGATCCAGAAGAGTGTGGTGCACAGGCTGGCCATTGATGGGCTCCACCTGCCCAAAGGACTGAAGGACTTCTGCAAGTATGAATGA
- the Ctsa gene encoding lysosomal protective protein isoform X1: MTSNPPAPPGEQGRKEAEMLRAALSPLLLLLLVSWASRGEAAPDQDEIDCLPGLAKQPSFRQYSGYLRASDSKHFHYWFVESQKDPKNSPVVLWLNGGPGCSSLDGFLTEHGPFLIQPDGVTLEYNPYSWNLIANMLYIESPAGVGFSYSDDKTYVTNDTEVAQNNFEALKDFFRLFPEYKDNKLFLTGESYAGIYIPTLAVLVMQDPSMNLQGLAVGNGLASYEQNDNSLVYFAYYHGLLGNRLWTLLQTHCCSQNKCNFYDNKDPECINNLQEVSRIVGKSGLNIYNLYAPCAGGVPGSDRYEDTLVIQDFGNLFTRLPLKRTFHQALLLRSGDKVRLDPPCTNTTAPSTYLNNPYVRKALHIPEKLPRWDMCNFLVNLQYRRLYQSMNSQYLKLLSSQKYQILLYNGDVDMACNFMGDEWFVDSLNQKMEVQRRPWLVDYGESGEQVAGFVKEFSHITFITIKGAGHMVPTDKPRAAFTMFSRFLNKEPY, translated from the exons ATGACTTCCAATCCACCGGCGCCTCCTGGAGAGCAAGGACGCAAGGAAGCAGAG ATGCTCCGAGCCGCGCTGTCTCCACTGCTCTTGCTGCTGCTTGTGTCCTGGGCATCCCGGGGCGAAGCGGCTCCGGACCAGGATGAAATCGACTGCCTTCCCGGCCTGGCCAAACAACCCAGCTTCAGGCAGTACTCCGGCTACCTCAGAGCCTCGGATTCGAAGCACTTTCATTACTG GTTTGTGGAGTCGCAGAAAGACCCGAAGAACAGCCCGGTAGTGCTTTGGCTCAACGGGGGTCCTGGCTGCAGCTCTCTAGATGGGTTCCTTACAGAGCACGGCCCCTTCCTG ATCCAGCCAGACGGTGTCACCCTGGAGTACAACCCCTATTCTTGGAATCTG ATCGCCAACATGCTGTACATTGAGTCCCCAGCCGGAGTGGGCTTTTCCTACTCGGACGACAAGACCTATGTGACCAACGACACAGAG GTGGCTCAGAACAATTTCGAAGCCCTGAAAGATTTCTTTCGCCTCTTTCCGGAGTACAAGGACAACAAACTCTTCCTGACGGGGGAGAGCTATGCTGGCATCTACATCCCTACCTTGGCTGTTCTGGTCATGCAGGATCCCAGCATGAACCTTCAG GGGCTGGCTGTGGGCAACGGACTTGCCTCCTATGAACAGAATGACAACTCCCTGGTCTATTTTGCCTACTACCATGGTCTTCTGGGGAACAG GCTTTGGACTCTGCTCCAGACCCACTGCTGCTCTCAGAACAAATGCAACTTCTATGACAACAAAGACCCAGAATGCATCAACAAC CTCCAGGAAGTGTCTCGAATTGTGGGCAAATCTGGCCTCAACATCTACAATCTCTACGCTCCGTGTGCTGGTGGGGTGCCCGGCAGTGATAG ATATGAGGACACTCTTGTGATTCAGGATTTTGGCAACCTCTTCACTCGCCTGCCACTCAAGCGGACCTTCCATCAG GCACTGCTGCTGCGTTCTGGGGACAAGGTACGCTTGGATCCCCCCTGCACCAACACCACAGCCCCCTCCACCTACCTCAACAACCCGTATGTTCGGAAGGCCCTCCACATCCCTGAGAAGCTGCCCCGCTGGGACATGTGCAA CTTCTTGGTGAACTTACAGTACCGCCGTCTCTACCAAAGCATGAACTCCCAGTACCTAAAGCTGCTCAGCTCACAG AAATACCAGATCCTACTGTACAATGGCGATGTGGACATGGCCTGCAATTTCATGGGGGATGAGTGGTTTGTGGATTCCCTCAACCAGAAG ATGGAGGTGCAGCGTCGGCCATGGCTGGTGGACTACGGGGAGAGTGGAGAGCAGGTAGCCGGCTTTGTGAAGGAGTTCTCCCACATTACCTTCATCACCATCAAG GGTGCTGGACACATGGTCCCCACGGACAAACCCCGAGCTGCCTTCACCATGTTCTCTCGATTCCTAAACAAGGAGCCTTACTGA
- the Ctsa gene encoding lysosomal protective protein isoform X2, translating to MGSDRGSAAGSWTRMLRAALSPLLLLLLVSWASRGEAAPDQDEIDCLPGLAKQPSFRQYSGYLRASDSKHFHYWFVESQKDPKNSPVVLWLNGGPGCSSLDGFLTEHGPFLIQPDGVTLEYNPYSWNLIANMLYIESPAGVGFSYSDDKTYVTNDTEVAQNNFEALKDFFRLFPEYKDNKLFLTGESYAGIYIPTLAVLVMQDPSMNLQGLAVGNGLASYEQNDNSLVYFAYYHGLLGNRLWTLLQTHCCSQNKCNFYDNKDPECINNLQEVSRIVGKSGLNIYNLYAPCAGGVPGSDRYEDTLVIQDFGNLFTRLPLKRTFHQALLLRSGDKVRLDPPCTNTTAPSTYLNNPYVRKALHIPEKLPRWDMCNFLVNLQYRRLYQSMNSQYLKLLSSQKYQILLYNGDVDMACNFMGDEWFVDSLNQKMEVQRRPWLVDYGESGEQVAGFVKEFSHITFITIKGAGHMVPTDKPRAAFTMFSRFLNKEPY from the exons ATGGGCAGCGATCGAGGCTCTGCGGCTGGGAGCTGGACCCGG ATGCTCCGAGCCGCGCTGTCTCCACTGCTCTTGCTGCTGCTTGTGTCCTGGGCATCCCGGGGCGAAGCGGCTCCGGACCAGGATGAAATCGACTGCCTTCCCGGCCTGGCCAAACAACCCAGCTTCAGGCAGTACTCCGGCTACCTCAGAGCCTCGGATTCGAAGCACTTTCATTACTG GTTTGTGGAGTCGCAGAAAGACCCGAAGAACAGCCCGGTAGTGCTTTGGCTCAACGGGGGTCCTGGCTGCAGCTCTCTAGATGGGTTCCTTACAGAGCACGGCCCCTTCCTG ATCCAGCCAGACGGTGTCACCCTGGAGTACAACCCCTATTCTTGGAATCTG ATCGCCAACATGCTGTACATTGAGTCCCCAGCCGGAGTGGGCTTTTCCTACTCGGACGACAAGACCTATGTGACCAACGACACAGAG GTGGCTCAGAACAATTTCGAAGCCCTGAAAGATTTCTTTCGCCTCTTTCCGGAGTACAAGGACAACAAACTCTTCCTGACGGGGGAGAGCTATGCTGGCATCTACATCCCTACCTTGGCTGTTCTGGTCATGCAGGATCCCAGCATGAACCTTCAG GGGCTGGCTGTGGGCAACGGACTTGCCTCCTATGAACAGAATGACAACTCCCTGGTCTATTTTGCCTACTACCATGGTCTTCTGGGGAACAG GCTTTGGACTCTGCTCCAGACCCACTGCTGCTCTCAGAACAAATGCAACTTCTATGACAACAAAGACCCAGAATGCATCAACAAC CTCCAGGAAGTGTCTCGAATTGTGGGCAAATCTGGCCTCAACATCTACAATCTCTACGCTCCGTGTGCTGGTGGGGTGCCCGGCAGTGATAG ATATGAGGACACTCTTGTGATTCAGGATTTTGGCAACCTCTTCACTCGCCTGCCACTCAAGCGGACCTTCCATCAG GCACTGCTGCTGCGTTCTGGGGACAAGGTACGCTTGGATCCCCCCTGCACCAACACCACAGCCCCCTCCACCTACCTCAACAACCCGTATGTTCGGAAGGCCCTCCACATCCCTGAGAAGCTGCCCCGCTGGGACATGTGCAA CTTCTTGGTGAACTTACAGTACCGCCGTCTCTACCAAAGCATGAACTCCCAGTACCTAAAGCTGCTCAGCTCACAG AAATACCAGATCCTACTGTACAATGGCGATGTGGACATGGCCTGCAATTTCATGGGGGATGAGTGGTTTGTGGATTCCCTCAACCAGAAG ATGGAGGTGCAGCGTCGGCCATGGCTGGTGGACTACGGGGAGAGTGGAGAGCAGGTAGCCGGCTTTGTGAAGGAGTTCTCCCACATTACCTTCATCACCATCAAG GGTGCTGGACACATGGTCCCCACGGACAAACCCCGAGCTGCCTTCACCATGTTCTCTCGATTCCTAAACAAGGAGCCTTACTGA